Proteins from one Maridesulfovibrio ferrireducens genomic window:
- a CDS encoding AAA family ATPase produces MDLSDSKNYIESITLTNFRKFEDHKFEFHPQMTALIGNNATGKSSIIRALGLLLNTYLLRTDYYKSFGGIKDDDVRTTYFEQEGQVFSEPQIDPEVELCAKGYLHNKEVEWSRYLKDRGKYAHEVIDLAVNSRDLVSKGDDCDLPLILNYGVGRLWEKLKPKQKEIDKTGSRLATYENCLNPKSDHEKMVKWFKKLEMSAWQKKRTISGLECVRKSVVSCIPGVNCFYFDAGFDELMIQFEDGPLQPFSVLSDGYRNMIGMVADMAHRAARLNPHMGESANQSSGVVLIDEVDLHLHPKWQRSVIGDLRKTFPNIQFIITTHSPFILQSLSEGKVIDLNKIQEDDCCYDADLNAQSVEDIVEDLMGVDVPQRSKKLQEMFDAAIKYYDVLEKSKDVSPEYKEELKAKLDELSAPFSDNIAYHAFLERKRILAGMSDMDGEECGL; encoded by the coding sequence ATGGACCTCTCTGATTCTAAAAACTACATTGAATCAATTACGCTGACAAATTTTAGAAAATTCGAGGATCACAAGTTTGAATTTCATCCTCAAATGACAGCTCTTATTGGTAACAATGCCACGGGTAAGAGTTCAATTATTCGTGCTTTAGGTCTTTTGCTTAACACGTATCTTCTGCGCACAGACTACTATAAATCTTTTGGTGGAATCAAAGATGATGATGTGCGTACTACTTATTTTGAGCAGGAGGGACAGGTCTTTTCTGAACCCCAAATAGATCCTGAGGTGGAACTCTGCGCAAAGGGTTACCTCCACAATAAAGAAGTTGAATGGTCTCGTTACCTAAAAGATCGTGGGAAGTATGCCCATGAAGTTATTGATTTAGCAGTAAACAGCAGAGATCTTGTTTCCAAAGGTGATGATTGCGACCTTCCTTTAATTCTAAACTATGGTGTTGGAAGATTGTGGGAAAAGCTTAAACCAAAACAGAAAGAAATTGATAAAACAGGATCAAGACTTGCGACGTATGAGAACTGTCTTAATCCAAAGTCTGACCACGAAAAAATGGTCAAGTGGTTTAAAAAACTGGAAATGTCTGCATGGCAAAAAAAGAGAACTATTTCTGGCCTTGAGTGTGTTAGAAAATCAGTAGTTTCTTGTATTCCTGGCGTTAATTGTTTTTATTTTGATGCAGGGTTTGATGAGTTAATGATTCAATTTGAAGACGGTCCACTTCAGCCTTTCAGTGTTCTTAGTGACGGCTACAGAAACATGATAGGCATGGTCGCCGATATGGCCCACAGAGCAGCCCGTCTGAACCCTCATATGGGAGAAAGCGCCAATCAATCGTCTGGTGTTGTCTTGATTGACGAGGTCGATTTGCACCTGCATCCGAAATGGCAAAGAAGCGTAATCGGAGATTTGAGAAAAACTTTTCCCAATATTCAGTTCATAATAACAACGCATTCACCTTTTATTCTGCAGTCGCTGAGTGAGGGGAAGGTTATTGATCTTAATAAAATACAGGAAGACGATTGCTGTTACGATGCAGACCTAAACGCTCAATCCGTTGAAGACATTGTTGAGGATTTAATGGGTGTGGACGTTCCTCAACGAAGCAAGAAATTGCAGGAAATGTTCGATGCGGCTATTAAATACTACGATGTTCTTGAAAAATCGAAGGATGTTAGCCCAGAATACAAGGAAGAATTAAAAGCGAAGCTTGATGAACTTTCAGCTCCGTTTAGCGACAATATTGCTTACCATGCCTTTCTAGAAAGAAAGAGAATTCTTGCAGGTATGTCCGATATGGATGGTGAAGAATGCGGCCTGTAG
- a CDS encoding type III restriction-modification system endonuclease — MKIQFNPDLGYQHEAISAITSIFEGQEICQTNFTVAPLKSFGDGALLSHSEMNALGVGNRLRLLDDDILSNIRKAQLRNGLAPSEDLDSLNFTVEMETGTGKTYVYLRSIFELNQLYGLTKFIIVVPSVAIKEGVNKSLQMMEEHFSGLYENVPFDYFVYDSQKLGQVRNFATTDSIQIMVINIDAFRKSFSDPTKENKANIIHRPHDRMTGSKPIEFIQATNPIVIIDEPQSVDTTSKSKQAIESLNPLCTLRYSATHVEKYHMLYRLDSVDAYEQKLVKQIEVAGIEVQGGHNKAYVKLLSVNNKKSPITARIELDVRMRNGEVKRKTKTVKSGDDLLDLSGGRDVYDGYIINDIYCEEASEYIDFTSQEDIVTLGQAVGEVDQDQYKRLQIQKTIEEHLNKEVRLRPQGIKVLSLFFIDKVVNYRSYDEDGNQVKGKYALMFEEEYRKALRKPKYNSLLEGIDRETAAAGVHNGYFAIDSKKDATGAQRLKDSTGEGKTVADESAYQLIMRDKEKLLSFDSKLKFIFSHSALKEGWDNPNVFQICTLNETSSTMKKRQEIGRGLRIAVNQDGERVHGFDVNTLTVMANESYEDFAAQLQSEIEKDEGIKFGVVEKHMFANVLVLEESGETRMLGTGASKELFNHLKSVGYIDARGNVQDSLKIAIQDKTVDLPEAYREQSPQITGALKKVAGKLNVKNADDKRIISVKQAVLESKEFKALWDRIKFKTTYRVDFDPQKLIDNCSKEMANNLVVGKARFVYRKSKAEINRGGVDMEDPTQSLHVYDARDFELPDLLSYLQNETNLTRKTLVAILKQSETLPKFKNNPQKYIEQVSAIIKNQMRIFIVDGIKYQLIGDSHFYAQELFEEEELYGYLHKNMLESSKSVYDHVIYDSTVEAEFAKQFESSDDIKVYAKLPGWFKIDTPLGSYNPDWAVLVEVDGQDHLYFVVETKGTPLVGALRSAEQAKIKCGQAHFAAIGNDVDFTVANSFETFSELLAQK, encoded by the coding sequence ATGAAAATACAATTCAATCCAGATCTCGGTTACCAGCATGAAGCAATTTCGGCCATAACTTCTATTTTTGAAGGGCAGGAGATTTGTCAGACCAACTTCACCGTTGCACCTTTGAAATCCTTTGGTGACGGAGCACTCCTTTCTCATTCTGAAATGAATGCCCTTGGTGTGGGTAATCGTCTCCGCCTTCTTGATGACGATATCCTTTCTAATATCAGAAAGGCCCAACTTAGAAATGGTCTTGCTCCTTCTGAAGATCTAGATTCTCTTAATTTCACTGTCGAGATGGAAACCGGAACTGGTAAAACTTATGTTTACTTACGTTCTATTTTCGAGCTGAATCAGTTGTATGGATTGACCAAATTCATAATTGTCGTTCCTTCTGTGGCAATTAAGGAAGGGGTGAATAAGTCACTTCAAATGATGGAAGAACATTTCAGTGGTCTCTATGAGAATGTCCCTTTTGACTATTTCGTTTATGACTCCCAGAAACTAGGTCAGGTTCGCAACTTTGCCACGACTGATTCTATCCAGATCATGGTCATTAATATTGACGCGTTCAGGAAGAGTTTTAGCGATCCCACCAAAGAGAATAAAGCAAACATTATTCATCGTCCACATGACCGGATGACAGGCTCTAAGCCTATTGAGTTCATTCAGGCAACGAATCCCATTGTTATTATAGATGAACCGCAGAGTGTTGATACAACTTCTAAGAGTAAGCAGGCTATTGAGTCGCTTAATCCTCTTTGTACTCTTCGGTATTCTGCAACTCACGTAGAGAAGTATCATATGCTCTACAGACTTGATTCCGTAGATGCTTATGAGCAGAAGTTGGTTAAACAGATTGAAGTCGCTGGAATTGAAGTTCAAGGCGGACATAATAAAGCTTATGTTAAGCTGTTGTCTGTCAATAATAAGAAGAGCCCAATTACGGCGAGAATTGAACTGGATGTTCGTATGCGTAATGGTGAAGTCAAGCGCAAAACTAAAACCGTTAAAAGCGGTGATGATTTGCTAGATCTTTCAGGAGGGCGTGATGTTTACGATGGGTACATCATAAATGATATTTATTGTGAAGAAGCTAGCGAATATATCGATTTCACCAGTCAGGAGGATATTGTTACCCTCGGTCAAGCGGTTGGAGAGGTTGATCAGGATCAGTATAAAAGGCTGCAAATCCAGAAAACAATCGAAGAGCATTTGAATAAAGAAGTGCGATTGCGACCTCAGGGGATCAAGGTCCTAAGCCTTTTCTTTATTGATAAGGTTGTCAATTACCGAAGTTATGATGAGGACGGTAATCAGGTGAAGGGTAAATACGCTTTAATGTTTGAAGAGGAGTATCGAAAGGCTCTTCGCAAGCCTAAATATAACTCATTACTTGAGGGCATTGACCGGGAAACAGCTGCAGCAGGAGTTCACAACGGTTATTTTGCGATTGATAGCAAGAAAGACGCTACCGGAGCACAACGACTTAAGGATTCAACTGGCGAAGGAAAGACTGTTGCCGACGAAAGCGCATACCAACTAATTATGCGTGATAAGGAAAAGCTCCTCAGCTTCGATTCAAAACTTAAATTTATCTTTTCGCATTCCGCTTTGAAAGAAGGTTGGGATAACCCTAACGTCTTTCAGATCTGTACTTTGAATGAGACTTCTTCAACCATGAAAAAACGTCAGGAAATTGGGCGTGGACTTCGAATTGCGGTTAATCAAGATGGCGAACGTGTCCATGGATTTGATGTTAATACTCTTACTGTTATGGCCAACGAATCATATGAAGACTTTGCCGCTCAACTCCAAAGCGAGATTGAAAAAGATGAGGGAATCAAATTTGGAGTTGTAGAGAAACATATGTTTGCAAATGTTCTGGTCCTTGAAGAGAGCGGAGAAACACGCATGCTCGGCACAGGCGCATCAAAAGAATTATTTAACCACCTCAAGAGTGTTGGATATATCGATGCCAGAGGAAATGTTCAAGATTCTTTGAAGATTGCCATTCAAGATAAAACAGTTGATTTGCCAGAAGCATACCGAGAACAATCTCCTCAGATTACAGGTGCTTTGAAAAAAGTGGCAGGCAAACTTAACGTTAAAAATGCCGATGATAAACGCATAATTTCTGTCAAACAGGCTGTTCTTGAAAGTAAAGAATTTAAGGCACTGTGGGATCGGATTAAGTTCAAGACCACTTACCGGGTAGACTTTGATCCTCAAAAGTTAATTGATAATTGTTCAAAGGAAATGGCCAATAACCTTGTCGTAGGTAAAGCGCGCTTTGTATACAGAAAAAGTAAGGCGGAGATTAATCGCGGTGGAGTGGATATGGAAGATCCGACACAAAGCTTGCATGTTTATGATGCCCGTGATTTTGAATTACCAGATTTATTAAGCTATCTTCAGAATGAAACTAATCTTACCCGCAAGACTTTGGTAGCAATATTGAAGCAAAGTGAGACTCTGCCCAAATTCAAGAACAACCCTCAAAAATACATTGAGCAAGTGTCAGCAATCATCAAAAATCAGATGCGGATTTTCATTGTTGACGGCATTAAATATCAATTGATTGGTGATTCACACTTCTATGCTCAGGAACTATTTGAGGAAGAAGAGCTATATGGCTATCTACACAAGAACATGCTGGAAAGTTCTAAATCCGTATACGACCATGTAATCTATGATTCTACTGTTGAAGCAGAATTCGCAAAGCAATTTGAAAGTAGTGATGATATTAAAGTTTACGCTAAGCTTCCTGGATGGTTTAAAATCGATACGCCTTTAGGCTCTTATAATCCAGATTGGGCTGTTCTTGTCGAAGTCGATGGGCAGGACCACTTATACTTTGTCGTGGAAACGAAAGGAACTCCTCTTGTTGGAGCTCTACGTTCAGCAGAGCAAGCTAAGATCAAGTGTGGTCAGGCTCATTTTGCCGCGATTGGGAATGACGTTGATTTCACTGTGGCTAATAGTTTTGAGACTTTTAGTGAATTATTGGCGCAGAAATAG
- a CDS encoding site-specific DNA-methyltransferase, with product MQKLDPNTDGKTMDIVTENISKLKELFPEAFTEGKVDFDALKEVLGEYVEDREERYSFTWNGKSKARMLAQNPSTGTLRPCPEESVNFDTTQNLFIEGDNLEVLKLLQKSYYGKIKMIYIDPPYNTGNDFVYPDNFQDNIRNYLELTGQITADGFKISPNSETNGRYHTDWLNMMYPRLVLARNLLMDSGSIWISIDDHELSNLINMARDVFGDENFVSCFIWQKRKTRENRKVFSVNHDYIVCFAKNIKLFETTRKLLPLTEEARARYKNPDNDSRGDWQSVAITAQAGHGTKNQFYSITTPSGKVVELPSGNCWRFTKEKVEKMAADNRIWFGTNGDNVPRQKVFLDEIEAGLTPHTMWLAEEVNTTDYAKRRLNEMFDGKAVFETPKPVELIKRIMQISDDPDGIFLDFFSGSCPTAHASFELNITDDGSRKFIMVQLPEPCLEKTIAHIAGYKTIAEIGKERIRRVIKKIKAEQEEKKTQEATTLPGMSEETQQLDLGFKVLKLDSTNIKPWEVDFDNYESTLEDYITNIKSDRSEEDVLYEILLKYGLDLTLPIEERIIADKKVFIVGLGALVLCLADGITLDVVEGIAELKEEFSPEDDMMRVVFKDNGFDNDVVKTNTIQILRQHGITDVKSL from the coding sequence ATGCAGAAGCTTGATCCGAATACAGATGGGAAAACCATGGACATTGTGACAGAAAATATTTCCAAGCTTAAAGAACTGTTCCCTGAAGCTTTCACCGAGGGTAAAGTTGATTTCGACGCTTTAAAAGAAGTCCTAGGCGAGTACGTTGAGGACCGTGAAGAGCGTTACAGCTTCACATGGAACGGTAAGTCCAAGGCAAGGATGCTGGCCCAGAACCCCAGTACTGGTACGCTTCGTCCTTGTCCTGAAGAATCCGTTAATTTTGATACTACGCAGAACCTCTTTATTGAAGGTGATAATCTTGAGGTTTTGAAACTTTTGCAGAAGAGTTATTACGGAAAGATCAAAATGATTTACATTGATCCCCCGTATAATACTGGGAACGATTTTGTATATCCTGACAATTTCCAGGATAATATTCGTAACTATCTTGAGTTAACTGGACAAATTACTGCTGATGGATTCAAAATATCACCTAATTCTGAAACTAATGGGCGGTATCACACTGATTGGCTGAATATGATGTACCCAAGATTAGTATTAGCTAGAAACCTGCTAATGGATAGCGGCTCGATTTGGATTTCTATCGATGACCATGAATTAAGTAATCTGATAAACATGGCTCGTGATGTGTTTGGCGATGAAAACTTCGTTTCATGCTTTATTTGGCAAAAAAGAAAAACAAGAGAAAATAGAAAAGTATTCTCGGTAAATCATGATTATATTGTTTGTTTTGCAAAGAATATCAAACTTTTTGAAACAACAAGAAAGTTATTACCATTAACAGAAGAGGCTCGTGCTCGTTATAAAAATCCAGACAATGACTCTCGTGGTGATTGGCAATCCGTTGCTATTACCGCACAGGCTGGGCATGGGACTAAAAATCAGTTTTATTCCATAACAACACCAAGTGGTAAAGTGGTTGAACTGCCGTCTGGTAATTGCTGGCGGTTTACTAAAGAAAAAGTTGAAAAGATGGCTGCAGATAATCGTATATGGTTTGGTACGAATGGAGATAATGTTCCTAGACAAAAAGTCTTTCTTGATGAAATTGAGGCAGGGCTTACTCCGCATACCATGTGGCTAGCAGAGGAAGTAAATACTACTGACTATGCTAAGCGCAGGCTAAACGAAATGTTTGATGGAAAGGCTGTTTTTGAAACACCTAAACCTGTGGAATTAATAAAAAGAATTATGCAAATATCTGATGATCCTGACGGTATCTTTTTAGATTTTTTTTCAGGATCATGCCCTACTGCCCATGCCTCCTTTGAATTGAACATTACAGATGATGGATCAAGAAAATTCATAATGGTTCAACTTCCTGAACCATGTTTAGAAAAAACAATTGCACACATAGCTGGCTACAAAACAATAGCTGAAATTGGCAAAGAACGTATTCGCCGAGTAATAAAAAAAATAAAAGCCGAGCAGGAAGAAAAGAAAACTCAAGAAGCTACAACTCTTCCCGGTATGAGCGAAGAAACCCAACAGCTAGATCTTGGATTCAAAGTTCTTAAACTTGATTCTACGAACATAAAACCGTGGGAAGTAGATTTCGATAACTATGAATCCACTCTCGAAGACTACATAACAAACATTAAATCAGATCGTAGCGAAGAGGATGTGCTTTACGAAATCCTCCTTAAATACGGCCTGGATCTGACCCTGCCTATTGAAGAGCGAATCATTGCAGATAAGAAGGTCTTTATTGTAGGATTGGGCGCACTGGTACTTTGCCTTGCGGACGGTATTACCCTAGATGTTGTTGAGGGCATTGCCGAACTTAAAGAAGAATTTTCCCCTGAAGACGATATGATGCGTGTTGTGTTTAAGGATAACGGCTTTGACAATGACGTTGTAAAGACCAACACTATTCAGATTTTGCGTCAGCACGGCATCACTGACGTTAAGAGTTTGTAA
- a CDS encoding helicase-related protein, translating into MLIDNKSNGRVGDELQAVMKLDSKLSILSALFSLYGFSELQESLGKIDSVRLLLPSEDAKAVGVIGSENDRRFRNKLNLSSVAKDCASWIHKKAEVRSLRSPIGQNLFHIQNGVEDSIAIHGSSPFTTDGLGFNPTSGFAINTLFSSANETRSLLNWFNSIWNNQDEVNDIKKQFLSDLESLYSDNSVNLLYFFVLYNIFTEFIEELDEENIIKTKTGIKDTIVWNKLYKFQSDGVLGAIDKIEKYNGCIIADSVGLGKTFEALAVIKYYELRNDRVLVLCPKKLRDNWTLYTVNDKRNIFASDRFNYDVLNHTDLSRISGLSGEINLATLNWGNYDLVVIDESHNFRNNPPKKGSVTRYSRLMSDIVRAGVKTKVLMLSATPVNNRMTDLKNQVAFITEGDDMALKEHGINSVEESLRRAQTRFNQWQKLDEENRTTEALLETLNFDYFRLLDLLTIARSRRHIEKYYDISEIGRFPERVKPINIKAEIDTKGLFPPLEDVNRSIRKLNLSAYSPLKYVLSEKREEYSRKYDMQLSGGSVFKQIDREASLIHLMRVNLFKRMESSINSFGMTLGKLLNHVQDIIRRIDQHDPAGIEELSIEDIEVDSIEFDTYLIGNKVKVLIQDIDRIRWKQELEEDKDLLKQLLEETGHVDPEDDAKLLELKKAISNKVISPINPGNLKVIVFTAFADTANYLYSHLSDWAMDKHGIHSALVSGGSGGNKTTMPGIRKDLSSILTSFSPVSKERSKVDENLSDEIDLLIATDCISEGQNLQDCDYLVNYDIHWNPVRIIQRFGRVDRLGSRNEAIQLVNFWPNLELDEYINLEARVSGRMVLLDISATGEENIIEQNSTGQMNDLEYRRRQLERLQKEVVDIEDLGDNISITDLTLNDFRMDLTGYLKEHLAELEAKTIGTFAVIRADEELKPGVIFCLRSENPKVVTDKTYALSPHYLVYVSENSEVILNYTQAKKALDFLRKGAEKGKDLDLEAMKLFNRLTKKGRNMSAYQDLLGKAVATITGKAEEHGTASLFSRGGTAISKDTFKGIDDFEVVAYLIILDTEESV; encoded by the coding sequence ATGCTTATAGACAACAAATCAAATGGTAGAGTCGGAGATGAGCTTCAAGCAGTAATGAAACTTGATTCAAAGCTTTCCATCTTGTCTGCCCTATTTTCTTTGTATGGATTTTCTGAATTGCAGGAGAGTCTAGGTAAAATAGATTCAGTTCGGTTGCTATTGCCTAGCGAGGATGCAAAGGCGGTAGGAGTAATCGGAAGTGAGAATGATAGGAGGTTTAGGAATAAACTCAACCTTTCCAGTGTGGCTAAAGATTGTGCCAGTTGGATACACAAGAAAGCTGAAGTAAGATCACTTCGTTCCCCCATTGGGCAAAATCTTTTTCACATTCAGAATGGGGTGGAAGATTCCATCGCCATACATGGGAGCTCGCCTTTTACCACTGACGGACTCGGATTTAACCCAACCTCTGGTTTTGCAATCAACACTCTTTTCAGCTCGGCCAATGAAACCCGAAGCCTTTTGAACTGGTTCAATTCGATTTGGAATAATCAGGATGAAGTAAACGATATAAAAAAACAATTTCTTTCAGATCTGGAATCTTTATACTCGGATAATTCTGTTAATTTACTTTATTTTTTTGTTTTATATAACATCTTTACTGAGTTTATTGAGGAACTTGACGAAGAGAATATAATCAAAACCAAGACAGGCATCAAAGACACGATTGTTTGGAATAAGCTTTATAAATTTCAAAGTGATGGAGTTCTTGGGGCGATAGACAAGATCGAAAAGTACAACGGTTGCATTATTGCGGACAGTGTTGGACTTGGTAAGACTTTTGAAGCTTTGGCAGTCATCAAGTATTATGAGCTCAGGAATGATCGTGTTCTAGTTTTATGTCCAAAGAAGCTTCGTGATAATTGGACTCTTTATACTGTCAATGACAAGCGGAACATTTTTGCTTCTGATAGATTTAATTACGATGTTTTAAACCATACAGATTTATCCAGAATAAGCGGGCTATCAGGAGAAATTAACCTGGCTACGTTGAACTGGGGGAATTATGACCTCGTAGTTATCGATGAATCCCACAACTTTCGTAATAATCCTCCGAAAAAGGGGAGTGTTACCAGATATTCGCGGCTTATGAGTGATATAGTTAGAGCTGGTGTTAAAACTAAGGTTCTTATGCTCTCTGCTACTCCGGTTAATAACCGTATGACAGATCTCAAGAATCAGGTTGCCTTCATAACCGAGGGTGATGATATGGCTCTGAAAGAACACGGCATTAACAGCGTAGAAGAATCGCTCAGGCGGGCTCAAACTAGGTTTAATCAGTGGCAGAAGTTGGATGAAGAAAATCGTACAACTGAAGCCCTGCTTGAAACTCTCAATTTTGATTATTTTAGGCTTCTTGATCTTTTGACTATAGCTAGGTCACGCAGACATATTGAGAAATATTACGACATATCTGAAATAGGTCGGTTCCCTGAGCGTGTAAAACCTATCAACATCAAAGCTGAGATCGACACGAAAGGTCTGTTTCCACCGCTTGAAGATGTGAACCGTAGTATTCGTAAATTAAACCTAAGTGCTTACTCTCCACTAAAATACGTTCTGTCGGAAAAGCGTGAGGAGTACAGTCGTAAATATGATATGCAGCTTTCCGGTGGGTCCGTATTCAAACAGATTGACCGTGAGGCCAGTCTTATACATTTAATGCGTGTAAACCTCTTTAAACGTATGGAGAGTTCAATCAATTCCTTTGGGATGACTCTGGGGAAGTTGCTTAACCATGTGCAGGATATCATTCGACGCATAGACCAGCATGACCCAGCAGGTATTGAAGAGCTTTCTATTGAAGATATTGAAGTTGATTCCATAGAATTTGATACATACCTTATCGGTAACAAGGTAAAAGTGCTTATTCAGGATATTGACCGGATTCGCTGGAAACAGGAGTTGGAAGAGGACAAAGATCTTCTTAAACAATTACTTGAGGAAACAGGACATGTTGACCCTGAAGATGATGCCAAACTTTTAGAACTGAAAAAGGCTATTTCAAATAAAGTCATATCACCCATTAATCCGGGAAATTTGAAGGTAATAGTCTTCACTGCCTTTGCGGATACTGCCAATTATCTTTATTCCCATCTTTCTGACTGGGCAATGGACAAACATGGTATCCATTCTGCTCTTGTAAGCGGCGGTTCCGGTGGCAACAAAACAACTATGCCGGGAATTAGAAAAGATCTTTCTTCGATCCTTACTTCATTCTCTCCTGTTTCCAAGGAGCGAAGCAAGGTGGACGAGAACTTGTCCGATGAAATTGATCTGCTCATTGCAACGGATTGTATCTCGGAAGGTCAGAATCTTCAGGATTGTGATTATCTGGTTAACTACGATATCCATTGGAATCCTGTCAGAATAATACAACGTTTTGGACGTGTTGACCGTCTCGGTTCACGCAATGAAGCAATTCAATTAGTTAATTTTTGGCCAAATCTTGAACTGGATGAATATATCAATCTGGAAGCACGTGTTTCAGGTCGTATGGTTCTGTTGGATATTTCAGCTACCGGTGAAGAAAATATTATAGAACAGAACTCCACCGGCCAAATGAACGATCTTGAATATCGCCGCAGGCAACTTGAACGTCTTCAAAAAGAAGTGGTCGATATTGAGGATCTGGGTGATAATATATCCATCACCGACTTAACCTTAAACGATTTCCGTATGGATCTGACCGGTTACCTTAAAGAACACTTAGCCGAACTTGAAGCCAAAACAATTGGAACCTTTGCTGTAATCAGAGCTGACGAAGAGCTGAAGCCAGGAGTTATCTTCTGTTTGAGAAGCGAGAATCCAAAAGTGGTTACGGATAAGACTTATGCACTTTCTCCGCATTATCTTGTTTATGTTTCCGAAAACAGTGAAGTTATTCTGAACTACACACAAGCCAAGAAGGCCCTCGACTTTTTAAGAAAAGGAGCCGAAAAGGGCAAAGATCTTGATTTAGAAGCTATGAAGCTTTTTAATCGTTTGACAAAGAAAGGTCGGAATATGTCTGCTTACCAGGATCTGCTTGGAAAGGCGGTGGCAACTATAACAGGTAAGGCTGAAGAACATGGCACTGCCAGTCTGTTCTCCCGTGGAGGCACTGCCATATCCAAGGATACTTTTAAAGGTATTGATGACTTTGAAGTTGTAGCCTATCTGATCATTCTGGATACAGAGGAAAGTGTATGA
- a CDS encoding DUF4391 domain-containing protein, with product MIDALFQNIGFPQACHLGKKVFKKMFAENAFLTAADKKSLQQDVEGIIWQYTLKPATIPISSYEDVEREYLEIAVLEIAMRNRKSCNRLAEVVHRAIPYPLLLIFTYNNECCLSVAPKRFSKSEKGVIVADEHFITDWINLQSPADIDQSFLDSLTLNGLPHTHFLAFYSAWLDRFIAYDCAQLSGLFRVESKATDPEERRQRLASCHELELNIAELRSMLKKESQFNRKVELNTRIKNTEKKLRQLAATL from the coding sequence ATGATCGACGCTCTGTTTCAGAACATAGGGTTTCCGCAAGCATGTCATCTGGGAAAAAAAGTATTCAAAAAAATGTTCGCGGAGAACGCTTTCCTGACTGCAGCGGATAAAAAATCTCTTCAACAGGATGTCGAGGGTATAATCTGGCAGTATACCCTCAAACCTGCCACAATCCCAATCAGCTCATATGAGGATGTGGAACGGGAATATCTGGAAATCGCGGTCCTTGAAATAGCCATGCGTAATCGCAAATCATGCAACCGTCTGGCTGAGGTCGTTCACCGGGCTATTCCGTATCCTCTTTTGCTTATCTTCACATATAATAATGAATGTTGCCTGAGTGTTGCTCCTAAGCGCTTTAGCAAATCGGAAAAAGGCGTAATTGTAGCTGATGAACATTTCATTACCGACTGGATCAATCTACAGTCCCCTGCTGATATCGATCAAAGCTTTCTGGACAGTTTGACCTTGAACGGGTTACCTCATACACACTTTCTTGCTTTCTATTCCGCCTGGCTAGACCGCTTTATAGCCTATGATTGCGCCCAGTTGTCCGGTTTATTCCGAGTTGAAAGTAAGGCAACAGACCCGGAAGAGAGGCGGCAACGGCTTGCCTCCTGTCATGAACTGGAATTGAATATTGCCGAATTACGGTCCATGCTTAAAAAAGAAAGCCAGTTTAACCGTAAGGTTGAATTGAATACTAGAATAAAAAATACAGAAAAGAAGTTGCGTCAGTTGGCCGCAACTCTTTGA
- a CDS encoding HNH endonuclease: MRPVVRGSIPTEGEGEDITFTKYSQARGPLIERLGPYCSYCEIRLDSALAVEHIQPKKREYHPELELVWDNFLLACSNCNSTKGDTNVVLEDYHWPDQDNTYRLLQYSEGGLVHPADDLTPEETQKAWNIIKLTGLDKRPTDIREVKDRRRDARREAWDTAQDSKADLEECDCEQMRRQVVRSMNSFWSVWMTVFKDDPDMCRRFIEALPGTCKECFDGQDSYKPIPR, from the coding sequence ATGCGGCCTGTAGTGAGGGGGAGCATTCCCACAGAAGGTGAAGGTGAGGACATCACATTTACTAAATATTCTCAAGCTAGAGGCCCGCTGATTGAACGCCTTGGGCCATACTGTTCATATTGTGAAATACGTCTGGATTCAGCATTGGCTGTTGAACATATCCAGCCTAAGAAAAGAGAATATCATCCTGAATTAGAACTTGTATGGGATAACTTCTTACTTGCCTGCAGCAATTGTAACTCAACGAAAGGTGATACAAACGTTGTCTTGGAAGATTACCATTGGCCTGATCAAGACAACACCTACCGATTGCTGCAATATTCTGAGGGAGGACTTGTTCACCCTGCTGATGATCTTACTCCTGAAGAAACTCAGAAGGCTTGGAATATTATCAAGCTTACTGGTCTGGATAAGCGACCAACAGACATAAGAGAAGTAAAAGATAGAAGGCGCGATGCTAGACGTGAAGCTTGGGATACAGCACAAGATTCTAAAGCTGATTTGGAAGAATGTGACTGTGAACAAATGAGAAGACAGGTTGTACGTAGCATGAACAGTTTTTGGAGTGTCTGGATGACTGTATTCAAAGATGATCCTGACATGTGCAGACGATTTATTGAAGCTTTACCGGGAACTTGCAAGGAATGCTTTGACGGCCAAGACAGCTATAAACCTATCCCCCGCTAA